The Pricia mediterranea genome includes a window with the following:
- a CDS encoding site-specific DNA-methyltransferase has product MAKKRTKKQIAQYEHSKSERANNPHVGLVTPASDPDTGEKKTYQYDPHLDPQLQWAGKAEHTSFEVPTVSLHVHERIDPKTIIETVKKEKDDGGQMSLFSEKKPLREAIDFYKHKEGWTNRLIAGDSLLVMNSLLEKEGMAGKVQMVYFDPPYGIKYGSNFMPFVNKKEVKDGADNDLTAEPEMLKAFRDTWELGIHSYLTYIRDRMKLANRLLADEGSVYVQIGDENVHRVSLVMDEVFGAENRIATISFATTSGSSSNFIPQVSDYILWYAKDKNKCKYRQLYENLSRREIIEFFSSYVMVELENGDTRKLTDLERFDPDKHLPKGARIYRRTGLDSQGASTTGRSEPFDWNGKTYPCAKGRHWSISYDGMNRLSELKRLDAAKNGNALMWKKYENEVPGRRINNLWPSQMYATDKDYVVQTAILPIQRCILMSTDPGDLALDITCGSGTTAAVAEQWGRRWITCDTSRVALTLAKQRLLTANFDYYELAHRSEGVSSGFKYKTISKVTPKILGENQPPTIVSLFDEAETIRSKTRITGPFTVEAVPAPYAKSFDELELNNQGSDTSISRSGETNRQAEWRDELLRTGVRAKAGKIIDFIRVEPLMGTKFIQAEAETKEDIPKKVLVIFGPEHAPMEQRMVENAWQEARALKPDILLFCAFQFDEEAAKDIDELTPYIAGMQLLKAQMNADMLTDDLRKKRSSNESFWLVGQPDVQLHKLEDGKVTIEVMGFDYYNPKTGNVESGGKKNIAMWMLDTDYDNRSLFPSQVFFPMAGAKDGWAKLAKNLKAEIDEEKIEAFRGTLSLPFEPGPAVAVKIIDDRGIESLRVLTV; this is encoded by the coding sequence ATGGCCAAAAAACGAACCAAAAAGCAAATAGCCCAATACGAACACTCAAAATCCGAGCGCGCCAACAACCCTCACGTAGGTCTGGTAACTCCTGCTAGTGACCCAGATACGGGAGAAAAGAAAACTTACCAGTATGACCCGCATCTTGACCCGCAATTACAATGGGCGGGCAAAGCCGAGCATACTAGCTTTGAAGTGCCTACCGTGAGTTTACACGTACATGAGCGAATTGACCCAAAAACCATCATTGAAACTGTAAAAAAGGAGAAAGATGATGGTGGCCAAATGAGCCTTTTTTCTGAAAAGAAACCACTACGTGAAGCAATAGACTTTTACAAGCACAAAGAAGGCTGGACGAACCGCCTCATTGCTGGCGATAGCCTTTTAGTTATGAATTCGTTATTGGAAAAAGAAGGAATGGCTGGTAAAGTTCAAATGGTATATTTTGATCCTCCTTACGGGATTAAATATGGTAGTAATTTCATGCCATTTGTAAATAAAAAAGAGGTCAAGGATGGAGCTGATAATGATCTTACAGCCGAACCAGAAATGTTAAAAGCATTCAGGGATACTTGGGAATTAGGTATTCATTCGTACCTAACTTATATAAGGGATAGGATGAAATTGGCAAATCGTTTGTTAGCTGATGAAGGAAGTGTGTATGTGCAAATCGGGGATGAAAATGTACATCGTGTTAGTTTAGTAATGGATGAAGTGTTCGGGGCAGAAAATAGAATAGCTACTATTTCCTTTGCAACAACTAGCGGTAGCTCGAGTAATTTTATTCCACAGGTTTCAGACTATATACTTTGGTATGCAAAAGATAAAAATAAGTGTAAATATCGACAGCTCTACGAAAATTTAAGTCGAAGAGAAATCATTGAGTTTTTTTCTTCTTATGTTATGGTTGAATTGGAGAATGGAGATACAAGAAAGTTAACTGATTTAGAACGATTTGATCCAGACAAGCACTTACCAAAAGGAGCTAGAATATATAGAAGAACTGGATTGGATTCGCAAGGTGCTTCGACAACAGGTCGATCTGAGCCATTTGATTGGAACGGCAAAACATATCCATGTGCAAAAGGGCGTCACTGGTCAATTTCTTATGATGGCATGAATAGGCTGTCAGAGTTAAAAAGATTAGATGCTGCTAAAAATGGCAATGCTTTAATGTGGAAAAAATACGAAAATGAGGTGCCAGGTAGGCGAATTAATAATCTTTGGCCTTCTCAAATGTATGCAACTGATAAAGATTATGTGGTTCAAACAGCAATTTTGCCAATACAGCGATGCATTCTAATGTCCACAGACCCTGGGGATCTAGCTCTTGACATAACATGTGGCAGTGGCACAACGGCTGCGGTTGCAGAACAATGGGGAAGAAGATGGATAACTTGCGATACCTCAAGAGTTGCCCTTACTCTTGCCAAACAACGTCTTTTAACTGCAAATTTTGATTATTATGAATTAGCCCACAGAAGTGAAGGTGTCAGTAGTGGGTTTAAATATAAAACAATATCAAAAGTAACACCTAAAATTCTTGGAGAAAATCAACCTCCCACAATTGTGTCTTTATTTGATGAGGCAGAAACAATTAGAAGTAAAACAAGAATTACTGGTCCCTTTACCGTTGAAGCAGTTCCAGCGCCATATGCTAAAAGCTTTGATGAGTTGGAGTTAAATAATCAGGGTTCAGATACTTCTATTTCGAGATCTGGCGAAACTAATCGCCAAGCTGAATGGCGCGATGAACTGCTAAGAACCGGGGTGAGGGCCAAAGCCGGTAAAATTATAGATTTTATACGTGTAGAGCCTTTAATGGGTACTAAATTCATACAAGCAGAAGCAGAAACTAAAGAAGATATTCCAAAAAAAGTATTGGTAATATTCGGCCCTGAACACGCCCCCATGGAGCAGCGAATGGTTGAAAATGCCTGGCAAGAAGCACGGGCTTTAAAACCTGATATACTCTTGTTCTGTGCTTTCCAATTTGACGAAGAAGCTGCAAAAGATATTGATGAATTGACTCCTTACATTGCCGGCATGCAATTACTTAAGGCTCAAATGAACGCCGATATGCTTACAGATGATCTGCGTAAAAAACGCAGTAGTAACGAAAGTTTTTGGTTAGTAGGCCAACCAGATGTGCAGCTACACAAATTAGAGGATGGCAAAGTTACAATTGAGGTTATGGGTTTTGATTATTACAACCCAAAAACGGGCAATGTAGAAAGTGGCGGCAAGAAAAATATTGCGATGTGGATGTTGGATACCGATTACGATAACCGTTCCCTATTCCCTTCACAGGTATTTTTCCCTATGGCGGGCGCAAAAGATGGTTGGGCCAAACTTGCAAAAAATCTTAAGGCAGAAATTGACGAAGAGAAGATTGAGGCTTTTAGGGGTACGCTTTCGCTACCATTTGAACCAGGCCCAGCAGTGGCCGTCAAAATCATTGATGATAGGGGAATTGAGAGTTTAAGGGTTTTAACGGTATAA
- a CDS encoding BPTD_3080 family restriction endonuclease, producing the protein MAGTIDKLIINSPHQVPQKHWYYDRENRNFYIKEGRRPAGYVMATPNSKAFDDPGIFVEIDTVNQIRPRVKAWREAGYVGVTGITKRLLEHWQDPEERKDRRFFFCQMEAIETLIWLTEAPAAEKVGIDIRGDGGAIERWCSKMATGSGKTIIMSMIIAWNFLNKVTSPTDPRFSKYALVVAPGLTVKSRLRVLLPTNDDNYYEEFNIVPAALMDKLRQGKIIIHNWHALAWDSQDKIDAKVEKGYLRSVDKRQRMEISGEAYVRNILGEMSNARNIIVLNDEAHHAWRLNPEATGKYKRTGSDKDSAEEATIWVGGLDKIHEQRGILKCFDLSATPFTPSGKKAAEEALFTWIVSDFGLNDAIESGLVKTPRVVVRDDSERTKELKSRLYHIYADDEVKDDINRKADETEPLPDLLINAYTLLGLDWEETKNEWEAAGHSVPPVMITVANRTETSSRIKYAFDHNQVHIPELCVPEKTLQIDSRVLESAESESEAIELDIETDDDDEDTTAPKLTKKQQAELLRLTVDTVGKEGEPGEQVQNVISVGMLSEGWDAKTVTHIMGLRAFSSQLLCEQVVGRGLRRVSYDVGEDGLFEAEYVNIFGVPFTFLPHEGGDGPPPPPPTPKTKIEPTKEKAQHEITWPNVLRIDHVYRPKLTIDLSKVKTLEIDPYESITEAELAAIISGKANPKITAAIGLNKIAEDTRIQTIVFKIASTIYNSEKRPDWKGSKEIFLAQVVRIVEQFIVSEKIQIKNDLFHQDNTKRRILIILNMNKIVQHIWSEIRAVNTEKLTPIFDKERPIRSTTDVRTWYTSKPCEWTKKSHISHSVYDSGWEANEAYFFDKSDLVESFVKNDHLGFTILYNHKGVIRKFYPDFILRLANGDYMVLETKGFDSQQNQTKREYLDEWIKAVNNQGGFGEWHWDVSFHPSDIEGLLKKCMEKELV; encoded by the coding sequence ATGGCAGGAACAATCGATAAGCTAATCATAAACAGTCCCCATCAAGTACCTCAAAAACATTGGTATTACGATAGGGAAAACAGAAATTTCTATATAAAAGAAGGTAGAAGGCCCGCAGGCTATGTTATGGCTACTCCTAATTCAAAGGCATTTGACGATCCCGGAATATTCGTAGAAATAGACACGGTAAATCAAATTAGACCTAGGGTAAAAGCATGGCGTGAAGCGGGTTATGTAGGAGTTACAGGAATTACCAAGCGGCTTTTAGAACATTGGCAAGATCCTGAAGAGCGTAAAGACCGTAGGTTCTTTTTCTGCCAGATGGAAGCTATTGAAACCCTTATTTGGCTTACCGAAGCCCCGGCTGCAGAAAAGGTTGGGATTGATATTCGAGGAGATGGTGGAGCTATTGAACGTTGGTGTAGTAAAATGGCAACTGGCTCTGGGAAGACTATTATAATGTCGATGATTATTGCGTGGAACTTCTTGAATAAAGTAACCAGTCCAACAGATCCGCGTTTTAGCAAATATGCTTTAGTCGTGGCTCCTGGGCTAACAGTAAAAAGTCGTTTGCGAGTATTGTTGCCCACTAATGACGACAATTATTATGAAGAGTTTAATATAGTTCCAGCCGCATTAATGGATAAACTTCGTCAGGGTAAAATTATTATTCACAACTGGCATGCCTTGGCATGGGACTCTCAAGACAAGATAGATGCAAAAGTTGAAAAGGGTTATTTACGTTCTGTAGATAAGCGCCAACGAATGGAAATAAGTGGAGAGGCCTATGTACGCAACATCTTGGGAGAAATGAGCAATGCACGAAACATAATCGTTTTAAACGATGAAGCACACCATGCATGGCGATTGAACCCCGAAGCTACTGGAAAATATAAGCGAACAGGCTCGGACAAGGATAGCGCAGAAGAAGCTACCATATGGGTAGGGGGCTTAGACAAGATTCACGAACAAAGAGGTATTTTAAAATGTTTTGACCTATCCGCAACACCTTTTACCCCTTCCGGAAAAAAAGCTGCGGAAGAAGCTTTATTTACATGGATTGTTTCTGATTTTGGTTTGAACGATGCCATTGAATCCGGTCTGGTAAAAACACCTCGTGTTGTTGTCCGTGATGATAGCGAGCGAACTAAAGAATTAAAATCAAGGTTGTACCACATTTATGCCGATGATGAAGTAAAAGATGATATCAATCGAAAAGCAGACGAAACCGAACCGCTTCCCGATTTGCTAATCAATGCGTATACCTTGTTAGGCCTTGATTGGGAAGAAACGAAAAATGAATGGGAAGCTGCAGGGCACAGCGTTCCACCAGTGATGATAACCGTCGCTAACAGAACCGAAACTTCATCAAGGATTAAATATGCCTTTGATCATAATCAAGTTCATATACCTGAGTTATGTGTTCCTGAAAAAACATTACAAATAGATAGTCGTGTGTTAGAAAGTGCTGAATCGGAATCGGAAGCCATCGAACTTGACATCGAAACCGATGATGACGATGAGGACACTACAGCTCCAAAACTCACTAAAAAACAACAAGCAGAATTATTAAGGCTAACCGTTGACACCGTTGGCAAGGAAGGGGAACCAGGGGAACAAGTACAAAATGTAATTTCGGTGGGGATGCTCTCTGAGGGGTGGGATGCTAAAACAGTAACCCATATCATGGGCTTAAGAGCATTTTCTAGCCAATTGCTTTGCGAACAAGTTGTTGGCAGGGGATTAAGACGAGTTAGTTACGATGTAGGAGAAGACGGCTTGTTTGAGGCTGAATACGTAAACATATTCGGTGTGCCTTTTACTTTTCTCCCCCATGAAGGCGGCGACGGGCCACCACCACCGCCACCAACTCCAAAAACGAAAATAGAGCCAACCAAAGAAAAAGCTCAGCATGAAATTACATGGCCAAATGTTTTAAGGATCGACCATGTTTATCGTCCAAAATTGACAATTGATTTGTCAAAAGTAAAAACCTTGGAAATCGACCCTTATGAATCCATAACAGAAGCTGAATTGGCGGCCATTATTTCAGGTAAGGCCAATCCAAAAATCACAGCCGCAATTGGCTTAAATAAAATTGCGGAAGACACTAGAATACAAACAATTGTTTTCAAAATAGCCTCCACTATTTATAACTCTGAGAAAAGGCCGGATTGGAAAGGGAGCAAAGAAATTTTCTTAGCCCAAGTTGTGAGGATTGTGGAACAATTTATCGTTTCAGAAAAGATTCAAATTAAGAATGACCTGTTTCATCAGGACAATACTAAAAGAAGAATTCTTATCATTCTTAACATGAACAAAATTGTTCAACACATTTGGTCAGAAATTAGGGCTGTAAATACGGAAAAGCTTACCCCAATATTTGATAAGGAAAGACCAATTCGTTCTACCACGGATGTTAGAACTTGGTACACCAGTAAGCCGTGTGAATGGACTAAAAAATCACATATCAGTCATTCTGTTTATGATAGTGGTTGGGAAGCCAATGAAGCTTACTTTTTTGACAAATCAGACTTAGTAGAATCGTTTGTAAAGAATGATCATTTGGGATTCACGATTCTATACAATCACAAAGGAGTAATCCGAAAATTCTATCCTGATTTCATTTTGCGTTTGGCAAATGGAGATTATATGGTTTTGGAAACTAAAGGATTTGATAGTCAACAGAACCAAACCAAACGTGAATACTTAGATGAATGGATAAAGGCAGTCAACAACCAAGGTGGTTTTGGAGAATGGCATTGGGATGTTTCTTTTCATCCAAGCGATATTGAAGGTTTGTTGAAGAAGTGTATGGAAAAGGAATTGGTATAA
- a CDS encoding KAP family P-loop NTPase fold protein, producing MFLPQFDGLKYLDIIFYIALLHVILLFTNRKNKLDNTHKDVFFLEDKIHDGEIDNELVLNELIRVTHNLKTENSFTIGLNAPWGYGKSTFLNRFHKKYSEQNENAIIFWYSIWKNKGSTAIIDNFFQLLANELKPFSGEIDNEIDKYVNEILQIAPSEYSGILKSGKKLLFPERTTEEHYDRINAIIRKIDRQIVVLLDDLDRLESEEILDSFKLIRALSDFNNVVFIAGYNRDYIVNTCGRDKKDYINKIFQVEINMLPFDEKRIREVILDEVRRSFPTTEDDSLNLKLFQGFDGLFDKTSSYTPKIEDLFIGMEENSREYLNLNWFRFLNTYRDIKRFTNEFKFNYIFINEKDIIPKEFILLKLLFFKYRELQQTIFLHLEDILSIGVIDSVNDKIHPGSSGYGGVYIYDEAAYKKLSDKLRNYKTEDQKLIDAVFLKLFGEKDISYYTSNQNCIAQIYHTNTYVRNNIAGAKYKISDFDKAYEEQKLEELISEIKNYTPQTKSQVLNELKRFLLTQEIKTKDQFIEYITAVNMFFGQNTITEDQNIINRFDHALKENYNNNKAELIKDLSNCINISQIGYLERLLSDININEKRKLRPDLYNSSNMIDYENVVLGDVEIKNILIEKLNYAILETSQVGLIIDSYHLYTEFIATDHQIIRANAANDLIQKDIKARFIYYFWKYFFDFHETSGGTSPTDYRQYAPNDFLCQIFSRLETLNKLKKKPKDKKLFDQFEKEGWLSYYRFLCSLKTLSAHSGEFTLERLEKIKKLLRAFIKKGYRPLNQDEYTNIWNT from the coding sequence ATGTTTTTACCTCAATTTGACGGCTTAAAGTATTTAGATATAATTTTTTACATCGCCCTATTGCACGTAATATTACTGTTCACAAACAGAAAAAACAAACTCGACAACACCCACAAGGACGTTTTTTTTCTTGAAGACAAAATCCACGACGGCGAAATTGACAATGAACTAGTTCTAAACGAGCTAATAAGAGTAACACACAATCTAAAAACCGAGAACTCATTCACTATAGGCCTTAATGCGCCGTGGGGTTATGGTAAATCTACTTTTTTAAACCGCTTTCATAAGAAGTACTCTGAGCAAAACGAAAATGCAATTATCTTTTGGTACTCAATCTGGAAGAATAAGGGAAGTACTGCAATAATTGATAATTTTTTCCAACTTCTAGCAAATGAGCTAAAACCTTTTTCAGGAGAAATAGATAACGAGATAGACAAATATGTCAATGAAATACTACAAATTGCCCCCAGCGAATATTCTGGTATTCTGAAATCTGGTAAAAAGTTACTCTTCCCTGAAAGAACAACAGAAGAGCACTATGACCGTATCAATGCAATTATAAGGAAAATTGACAGACAAATAGTTGTCCTGTTAGATGATCTGGATCGTTTAGAAAGTGAAGAAATTTTAGACTCCTTTAAATTGATAAGAGCTCTTTCAGATTTTAATAACGTTGTATTCATTGCCGGTTATAATCGTGATTATATCGTGAACACATGTGGTCGGGACAAAAAAGATTACATCAATAAAATATTTCAAGTTGAAATTAACATGCTTCCATTTGATGAAAAAAGAATTAGAGAGGTCATTTTGGATGAAGTCAGGAGGTCATTTCCCACCACGGAAGATGATAGCCTTAACCTCAAGTTGTTTCAGGGGTTTGATGGTTTATTCGATAAAACCAGCAGTTATACACCAAAAATTGAAGATTTATTCATCGGAATGGAAGAAAATTCGAGGGAATACCTAAATCTTAACTGGTTTCGATTTTTAAATACCTACAGAGATATTAAACGATTTACCAACGAATTTAAGTTTAATTATATCTTCATAAATGAAAAGGATATTATCCCCAAAGAGTTTATCCTTTTAAAATTGCTTTTTTTTAAATACAGAGAATTACAGCAAACTATTTTCTTGCATTTAGAAGATATCTTGTCTATTGGTGTGATTGATTCAGTAAATGATAAAATACACCCTGGAAGCAGTGGGTATGGTGGCGTCTATATTTACGATGAGGCAGCTTATAAAAAACTAAGTGACAAATTACGTAATTATAAAACAGAGGATCAAAAGCTAATCGATGCTGTTTTCTTGAAATTATTTGGAGAAAAAGACATTAGCTACTATACATCCAATCAAAACTGTATTGCTCAAATTTACCACACAAACACATATGTAAGGAATAATATAGCAGGTGCGAAATATAAAATTTCAGATTTTGACAAAGCATATGAAGAACAAAAATTGGAAGAACTAATCTCTGAAATAAAAAATTATACACCTCAAACGAAATCTCAGGTATTAAATGAATTAAAGCGTTTTCTTTTAACTCAAGAAATAAAAACGAAGGATCAATTCATTGAATATATAACTGCAGTAAACATGTTTTTTGGCCAAAATACGATTACTGAAGACCAAAATATAATTAATAGATTCGACCATGCTTTAAAAGAAAATTATAATAATAATAAGGCTGAATTAATCAAAGACCTATCCAATTGTATTAACATTTCACAAATTGGTTATTTGGAAAGGCTTTTAAGTGATATCAATATTAATGAGAAAAGAAAATTACGGCCAGATTTATATAACTCAAGCAATATGATTGATTATGAAAACGTAGTCTTGGGCGATGTAGAAATAAAAAATATCCTAATTGAAAAACTGAATTATGCAATATTGGAAACTTCACAGGTCGGTTTAATCATTGATTCCTATCATTTGTATACTGAGTTTATTGCAACAGACCACCAGATAATTAGGGCTAATGCAGCAAACGACTTAATTCAAAAAGATATCAAGGCCCGATTCATATATTATTTTTGGAAATACTTTTTTGACTTTCATGAAACCTCAGGAGGTACCTCACCAACCGACTACAGGCAATACGCTCCAAATGATTTTTTATGTCAAATATTTTCCAGATTAGAAACTTTAAATAAGCTAAAGAAGAAACCAAAGGATAAGAAACTCTTTGACCAGTTCGAAAAAGAAGGATGGTTATCTTATTATAGATTTTTGTGTAGCCTTAAGACTCTTTCTGCGCATAGCGGCGAATTTACTTTAGAAAGACTAGAGAAGATTAAGAAACTCCTAAGAGCATTTATAAAGAAAGGTTACAGACCTCTGAATCAAGATGAATACACTAACATTTGGAATACATAA
- a CDS encoding DUF262 domain-containing protein translates to MSELLHNVHSIFKDHDGLLIDKGYYNIPLYQRGYKWSQKQVEKLLDDINRFLPSSGKFYCVQNITLVPDSNGWYNVVDGQQRLTTMVLILSALGEKELVKNKVRFPHNSIREKTNSFLNDLIANCDREDILDLYKTWNNLISEHPHFDHQDIYYIYHAYKAISDWLHGLEDKDKFKQKLLNDVKFISNYIEGQEEEKIFGNLNSKRIYLDGADLVRAILITRVTNEESKRESDIKNIVRVNERRVRIGWHLDEINYWWSQPYIREYFNPWIKLKSTGDTKFDREKHSINNLLFLFAEIDNHDVLSLEIIESYKSALQLYKKIDKVNSTLRDWYNDKEIYHYLGFLFAQKRSTKDFSFKSLWRFWNSECNSRKDFKTYLLKIIKVEIFGKKSLEELFENGKNWYEGDPRSLVQILLLLDIIDANLNYKDRLKSHAFFKSGNDIEHIFPQNPEDVKDKKGFIDFLLNFDEDLTSEAILTSFEEKKENEDYQEKLNVFLDDYLKNISVHSIGNLVLLYDSLNRSIGRKPYTQKRRRVLQHFNEGNYIQPHTLKVFARYFQDEKTSGLDLEHWTQHDIEANENSIMNTLSNFFKFNIDDGQK, encoded by the coding sequence GTGAGCGAATTATTACATAATGTACATTCTATTTTCAAAGATCATGATGGGCTTTTAATTGATAAGGGTTACTACAATATACCTCTATATCAAAGAGGTTACAAATGGTCGCAAAAACAAGTTGAAAAACTTTTGGATGATATTAACCGTTTTCTACCAAGTTCTGGAAAGTTTTATTGCGTTCAAAATATAACCCTAGTACCAGATTCAAATGGTTGGTATAATGTTGTTGACGGCCAACAACGCCTTACAACCATGGTTTTAATACTATCGGCGTTGGGAGAAAAAGAACTTGTGAAAAATAAAGTTCGATTTCCGCATAATTCTATCAGAGAAAAGACTAACTCTTTCTTAAATGATTTAATTGCCAATTGTGATAGAGAAGATATTTTAGACCTCTATAAGACGTGGAATAATCTTATTTCAGAACATCCACATTTTGACCATCAAGATATCTATTACATTTATCATGCATACAAGGCTATAAGTGATTGGTTACATGGATTGGAAGATAAAGATAAGTTCAAGCAGAAGCTTCTTAATGATGTAAAGTTTATCAGCAATTATATAGAGGGACAAGAGGAGGAAAAAATATTTGGGAATTTAAACTCAAAACGTATTTATCTAGATGGTGCGGATTTGGTTAGAGCCATATTAATAACTAGAGTTACCAACGAAGAAAGTAAACGTGAATCCGATATTAAAAATATAGTTAGAGTTAATGAACGTAGGGTTAGGATAGGGTGGCACTTAGATGAAATCAATTATTGGTGGAGCCAGCCGTATATCCGAGAATATTTTAACCCCTGGATTAAATTAAAATCTACTGGAGATACCAAGTTTGATAGAGAAAAACATTCTATTAATAATCTTTTATTCCTATTTGCAGAAATCGACAATCATGATGTATTAAGTCTAGAGATTATTGAAAGTTATAAAAGTGCGTTGCAACTATATAAGAAAATCGACAAGGTAAACAGTACTCTTAGGGACTGGTATAATGACAAAGAGATATACCATTACTTGGGTTTCTTGTTTGCTCAGAAAAGGAGTACTAAGGACTTCAGTTTTAAATCCCTTTGGAGGTTCTGGAATAGCGAGTGCAATTCGAGAAAAGACTTTAAAACTTACCTTTTGAAAATCATTAAAGTTGAGATTTTTGGGAAAAAATCCTTAGAAGAGTTATTTGAAAATGGGAAAAACTGGTATGAGGGCGACCCCCGAAGCCTTGTTCAAATATTATTGCTGCTCGACATAATTGATGCCAACCTGAATTATAAAGATAGATTAAAAAGTCACGCATTTTTTAAATCAGGAAACGACATTGAACACATTTTTCCTCAGAATCCGGAAGATGTAAAGGATAAAAAGGGATTTATAGATTTCTTATTGAATTTTGATGAAGACTTAACCTCAGAAGCGATTTTAACTTCATTTGAAGAAAAAAAAGAGAATGAAGATTATCAAGAAAAGCTTAATGTATTTCTTGATGATTATTTAAAGAATATCTCAGTCCATTCTATTGGCAATCTGGTTCTTTTATATGATAGTTTAAATCGCAGTATTGGAAGAAAACCATATACTCAGAAGCGTAGACGAGTTTTGCAGCATTTCAATGAAGGCAACTATATTCAACCGCATACATTAAAAGTATTTGCGCGATATTTCCAGGATGAAAAAACTTCAGGATTAGACTTAGAACATTGGACCCAACATGATATTGAAGCAAATGAAAACTCTATAATGAACACATTATCAAATTTTTTTAAATTCAACATCGATGATGGCCAAAAGTAA